A genomic stretch from Chitinophagales bacterium includes:
- a CDS encoding T9SS type A sorting domain-containing protein: protein MKNFSNDLYLLLKKQMSFLGKCVSLTIVYFSFYQSSVKAQAVSQPAQIAWGRYFDDTISDSDFAKEDLGERIYYYLNDVFIVGRSKSDTLGFANCDGSYSGGSGDAFVASYNPSCQKYNWIRYFGSSASTEYAYCAALDRVGDQTWIYIAGEVNGTKKQVNIAGQACVGGCSSVFQTTNNDKWDGFIAKYNAVTGQLVRWTFFGGIGRDQILGIAVDTISHKVYFNGYTESPAWLNYSSYSFTPFKSDLSGVGDMFIGCLDSCLNTLQYFSYYGGNNSDRGHDIQIIYKNAARYLILSGTTESSTGIVPPGSNYYDNTYGGGTDGKSPDAFMLIWNIKNLSNNPDWSTYFGGSAADRGRGTDITRNYDIYWTGQTQSSPDNSGTFSPTSNAYQPQKNLGIDCFLTKFHISSFNPVTVSLDFFTYFGGEKDDFAKSVRAFHSNNSADGRDSVAIAGLTYSADLPSKDSTAYFLSKSINGNNNENKRDAFIAVLTNDPANPTANQKLSSFMYLGGENDETDIKQNDVLVQKSYNPGLESGPNGSLFIIYSTKGIKTKKNGNIPIEYSAFHCPAGGCNSQNSIQPDAYFAQVYPFPQRFIPSQCLAGKMENATSGNELINFYPVPFSNYTILNINLNEDKDADVVIYDILGNIVIHKNLSLYAGDNKINLDFSDYAKGVYLSRINLAGKIYENKIIKQ, encoded by the coding sequence ATGAAAAACTTTTCTAACGATTTATATTTATTGTTAAAGAAGCAAATGTCCTTCTTAGGTAAATGTGTTTCATTAACCATTGTCTATTTTTCTTTTTATCAATCATCTGTAAAGGCTCAGGCGGTTAGTCAGCCGGCGCAAATTGCATGGGGCAGGTATTTTGATGATACTATTTCCGATTCTGATTTCGCAAAGGAAGATTTGGGTGAAAGAATTTACTACTACCTGAATGACGTTTTTATTGTTGGTCGTAGCAAAAGTGATACATTAGGCTTTGCGAATTGCGATGGTTCTTATTCCGGAGGAAGCGGCGATGCATTTGTAGCAAGCTATAATCCCTCTTGTCAAAAGTATAACTGGATTCGCTACTTCGGCAGTTCTGCTTCTACTGAATATGCTTATTGTGCCGCGCTCGATAGAGTGGGCGATCAAACATGGATTTATATTGCGGGTGAAGTGAATGGCACAAAGAAACAAGTTAACATTGCCGGTCAGGCATGTGTGGGCGGATGCAGCTCCGTTTTTCAAACAACTAATAATGACAAGTGGGATGGGTTTATCGCAAAGTACAATGCAGTGACCGGTCAACTGGTAAGATGGACTTTTTTTGGCGGAATCGGCCGTGATCAGATTCTTGGCATTGCTGTAGATACAATTTCCCACAAAGTCTATTTTAACGGATACACCGAAAGTCCTGCATGGCTTAATTATTCAAGCTATTCGTTTACCCCATTTAAAAGCGATCTCTCAGGTGTAGGCGATATGTTTATAGGCTGTTTGGATTCATGTCTAAACACACTACAATATTTTTCTTATTATGGAGGAAATAACAGCGATCGCGGTCATGATATTCAGATTATTTACAAAAATGCTGCTCGCTATTTAATCCTCAGTGGTACTACGGAAAGCTCAACCGGCATTGTTCCTCCGGGATCAAACTATTATGATAATACCTATGGGGGAGGCACTGACGGTAAATCGCCTGACGCTTTTATGCTCATTTGGAATATAAAGAACTTATCAAATAATCCTGACTGGAGCACTTACTTCGGTGGTTCTGCAGCGGATCGCGGACGCGGAACAGATATTACACGTAATTACGATATTTATTGGACAGGTCAAACTCAAAGCAGCCCCGATAATTCAGGAACGTTTTCACCCACCAGCAATGCATACCAACCTCAAAAGAATTTGGGAATAGATTGCTTTTTAACCAAATTTCACATTTCTTCGTTTAATCCTGTTACAGTATCGCTGGATTTCTTTACCTATTTTGGCGGCGAAAAAGATGATTTTGCAAAAAGTGTTCGCGCGTTTCATTCCAATAATTCTGCTGATGGGCGTGATTCTGTTGCAATAGCCGGACTTACTTACAGCGCTGATCTTCCTTCAAAAGATTCTACAGCTTATTTCCTCAGCAAAAGCATTAATGGAAACAACAATGAAAACAAGCGCGATGCATTTATTGCTGTTTTAACGAATGATCCGGCTAATCCAACAGCAAATCAAAAATTAAGCTCCTTCATGTATTTGGGTGGTGAGAATGATGAAACTGACATTAAACAAAATGATGTGCTTGTACAAAAAAGCTATAACCCTGGTTTAGAGTCGGGACCAAATGGCTCACTGTTTATAATTTATTCTACTAAGGGCATAAAGACAAAAAAGAATGGAAATATTCCTATTGAATACAGTGCATTTCATTGCCCTGCCGGTGGTTGCAACAGCCAAAACTCTATTCAACCCGATGCTTATTTTGCACAAGTTTATCCTTTTCCGCAGCGTTTTATACCGTCTCAATGTCTTGCCGGCAAAATGGAAAACGCAACGTCAGGTAATGAGTTAATAAATTTTTATCCTGTTCCATTTTCGAATTACACGATTCTTAACATCAACTTAAATGAAGATAAAGATGCAGATGTTGTTATTTATGATATCCTTGGAAACATAGTAATACATAAGAATCTTTCTCTTTATGCAGGTGATAATAAAATTAACCTGGATTTCTCAGATTATGCAAAAGGAGTTTATTTAAGCCGGATCAATTTAGCAGGAAAAATTTACGAGAATAAAATTATTAAGCAATAG
- a CDS encoding NAD(P)(+) transhydrogenase (Re/Si-specific) subunit beta, whose protein sequence is MENSILWIAYLIGSVTFILGLKLLSHPETARRGNLVAAAGMVLAIAATIFFYRDLSGNPLHNFVWIFSGIIIGSLLGTIAARKVKMTDMPQMVSLFNGMGGACAAIISVIEYQRHPFVSGEWNIIAVILAGLLIGTVSFSGSMIAFGKLNGNLGDKNFQGQSIVNLFVLAVTIAIGVYLIAIDYQNMTVLSVMVGMCLLYGVLFVLPIGGADMPVVISLLNSFTGVAAACAGFIYNNQVMLTGGILVGSAGTILTLLMCRAMNRSLLNVIIGSFGKNQGVAGANTNEKGAIKEISVSDAGVLLSYSKKVLIIPGYGLAVAQAQHTVHELEKLLEEKGVEVKYAIHPVAGRMPGHMNVLLAEADVSYDKLLEMDDANAEFSSTDAVIVVGANDVVNPAAKNDKSSPIYGMPILEVENARNVIVMKRSMNAGYAGIENELFYEPKTRMLFGDAKASLQKLVSEVKEN, encoded by the coding sequence ATGGAAAACAGCATACTGTGGATTGCTTATTTAATTGGCTCAGTTACGTTTATTCTGGGGTTAAAATTGTTGAGCCATCCTGAAACTGCCCGACGAGGAAACCTGGTAGCGGCGGCAGGTATGGTGCTTGCAATTGCAGCTACCATATTTTTTTACAGGGATTTGAGTGGCAACCCTCTACACAACTTTGTCTGGATTTTCAGTGGGATTATCATTGGTTCTCTGCTGGGGACTATAGCTGCAAGAAAGGTGAAAATGACTGATATGCCCCAAATGGTTTCTCTTTTTAATGGAATGGGTGGTGCCTGCGCAGCTATTATTTCTGTAATTGAATATCAGCGTCATCCTTTTGTGTCAGGTGAGTGGAACATTATTGCAGTAATACTTGCAGGTTTATTGATAGGTACTGTTTCTTTTTCAGGAAGTATGATTGCGTTTGGCAAATTAAATGGAAACCTGGGTGATAAAAATTTCCAGGGTCAGTCCATTGTTAATTTATTTGTACTGGCCGTAACTATTGCAATAGGTGTTTATCTTATTGCTATTGACTACCAGAATATGACGGTGCTTTCGGTGATGGTCGGAATGTGTCTTTTGTATGGTGTACTATTCGTTTTGCCTATCGGAGGGGCGGACATGCCTGTTGTTATTTCTTTATTGAATTCATTTACGGGCGTAGCAGCGGCGTGCGCAGGCTTTATTTATAATAACCAGGTAATGCTCACCGGAGGAATTCTCGTTGGCTCTGCAGGAACTATTCTTACCCTTTTAATGTGCCGTGCCATGAATAGATCGCTGTTAAACGTGATCATTGGCTCCTTTGGAAAAAATCAGGGAGTTGCAGGAGCAAATACAAATGAGAAAGGAGCTATTAAGGAGATCTCTGTTTCGGATGCAGGTGTGCTGTTGAGTTATTCCAAAAAAGTATTGATTATTCCGGGGTATGGCTTAGCAGTGGCTCAGGCACAGCATACCGTTCATGAATTGGAAAAGCTGCTGGAAGAAAAGGGTGTAGAGGTAAAGTATGCCATTCATCCTGTAGCAGGCCGGATGCCCGGTCATATGAACGTATTACTTGCAGAAGCAGATGTTTCGTATGATAAACTATTAGAAATGGATGATGCCAATGCTGAATTTTCTTCTACCGACGCAGTAATTGTGGTAGGTGCAAATGATGTGGTAAACCCGGCTGCCAAAAATGATAAATCCTCCCCCATCTATGGAATGCCAATCCTGGAAGTCGAGAATGCCCGTAATGTAATTGTGATGAAGCGGAGCATGAATGCAGGCTATGCAGGTATCGAAAATGAACTTTTTTATGAGCCCAAAACCCGAATGCTGTTTGGTGATGCAAAAGCATCGCTGCAAAAATTAGTGAGTGAAGTGAAAGAAAATTAA
- a CDS encoding NAD(P) transhydrogenase subunit alpha encodes MHSPIHFLYENRDMVFIIILSIFLGIEIISHVPTVLHTPLMSGANAIHGVVIIGAIIVMGSAEQTNYLALILGFFAVILGTLNVVGGFVVTDRMLEMFKKKK; translated from the coding sequence ATGCATTCGCCAATACATTTTTTATATGAGAACCGTGATATGGTATTTATTATTATTCTATCCATATTCCTGGGTATCGAAATAATTTCTCATGTACCTACTGTTCTTCATACACCGCTTATGTCAGGCGCCAATGCTATTCATGGAGTGGTAATTATAGGTGCTATTATCGTAATGGGAAGTGCAGAACAAACTAATTATCTTGCCTTAATACTGGGCTTTTTCGCAGTAATTCTGGGAACATTAAATGTGGTGGGAGGTTTTGTGGTGACCGATCGGATGCTGGAGATGTTTAAGAAGAAAAAATAA
- a CDS encoding Re/Si-specific NAD(P)(+) transhydrogenase subunit alpha, whose product MVIGILKEPANENRVAALPEIVVQLKKLNFEVQVESEAGSRSYVSDAIYQTAGATISSRDKVLTSDLVLGIVCPADSDLKRMKAESVLIAVFQPLLNSSIVFQLLELNLTSFSMDMVPRTTRAQSMDVLSSQATVAGYKAVLVAANSHSRFFPMLMTAAGSIAPSKVLILGAGVAGLQAIATAKRLGAVVEVFDTRSAVKEEVNSLGAKFIEVEGAAESAAAGGYAIEQSKEFLERQKQKIHDSAVKSDIIITTAQIPGKKAPLLIPQATLDAMKPGSVIVDLASSTGGNCELTVNGETITTTNGITIIGNSNLPSTMPADASKMFGKNVLNFLKLILKDGQVIINMEDDIVKGTCITFHKEIINPRVREFLKSHAV is encoded by the coding sequence ATGGTCATCGGTATTTTAAAAGAACCAGCTAATGAAAACCGGGTTGCTGCTCTGCCTGAAATCGTAGTACAACTAAAAAAATTAAACTTTGAGGTGCAGGTTGAAAGTGAGGCCGGTTCCCGGTCTTATGTATCAGATGCTATTTATCAAACCGCGGGTGCAACTATTTCTTCAAGGGATAAGGTTCTTACATCTGACCTTGTTTTAGGTATTGTGTGCCCTGCGGATTCAGATTTAAAAAGGATGAAGGCAGAATCCGTACTGATTGCTGTTTTTCAACCTTTGCTTAACAGCAGCATTGTATTTCAATTATTAGAATTAAATCTCACCTCCTTCAGCATGGATATGGTTCCAAGAACCACACGTGCTCAATCCATGGATGTTCTTTCTTCGCAGGCTACCGTGGCAGGTTATAAAGCAGTTCTTGTGGCAGCAAACTCCCATTCCAGATTTTTTCCAATGCTTATGACAGCTGCTGGCAGCATTGCACCTTCCAAGGTACTTATTCTTGGCGCTGGCGTTGCCGGGTTGCAGGCAATTGCAACAGCAAAAAGGTTAGGCGCTGTAGTGGAGGTATTTGATACACGGAGCGCAGTAAAGGAAGAGGTGAACTCACTTGGTGCTAAGTTTATTGAAGTAGAAGGCGCTGCTGAATCTGCAGCAGCGGGTGGCTATGCCATTGAACAATCAAAGGAATTCCTGGAAAGACAAAAACAAAAAATACACGACTCTGCAGTAAAATCAGATATCATAATCACAACTGCCCAGATACCCGGCAAAAAAGCTCCTCTATTGATTCCTCAAGCAACATTAGATGCCATGAAACCGGGTTCTGTAATTGTTGACCTTGCTTCATCTACCGGCGGAAATTGTGAACTTACAGTAAACGGTGAAACAATTACCACAACCAATGGAATAACCATTATCGGTAACTCAAATCTTCCTTCAACTATGCCTGCAGATGCAAGTAAAATGTTTGGAAAAAATGTTCTGAATTTTTTAAAGTTGATCTTAAAAGATGGACAAGTCATTATCAATATGGAGGATGATATTGTTAAAGGCACCTGCATCACCTTTCATAAAGAAATTATCAATCCACGTGTCAGGGAATTTTTGAAATCTCATGCTGTGTAA
- the coaD gene encoding pantetheine-phosphate adenylyltransferase, producing MNKIAVFPGSFDPITIGHVDIINRGLPLFDKIVIGVGINSQKQYLFSIEKRIEWIKKIFEFEPKIFIQSYTGLTVNFCDQQQAQFILRGIRGSGDFEFERAISHTNRVLSRKIDTIFLLANPSLASVSSSIVRDVIVNGGDASPFIPEEIETSVHH from the coding sequence ATGAATAAAATTGCAGTTTTTCCAGGCTCTTTTGATCCGATTACCATTGGGCACGTGGATATAATTAACCGCGGGCTTCCTCTTTTTGATAAAATTGTAATAGGTGTCGGAATCAATTCACAGAAGCAGTATCTGTTTTCTATTGAGAAAAGAATAGAGTGGATAAAAAAGATCTTCGAATTCGAACCTAAAATTTTTATACAGAGCTATACAGGGCTCACTGTAAATTTCTGTGATCAACAGCAAGCCCAATTTATTTTGCGCGGCATCAGGGGCTCCGGCGATTTTGAATTCGAGCGAGCAATTTCACATACCAACCGTGTTTTAAGCAGAAAAATTGACACCATTTTCCTTTTGGCCAACCCTTCATTAGCTTCCGTTTCATCTTCTATAGTTCGTGATGTAATTGTGAATGGAGGTGATGCTTCACCTTTTATTCCTGAAGAGATTGAAACATCTGTACATCATTAG
- a CDS encoding RsmD family RNA methyltransferase, whose amino-acid sequence MRVIGGTLGGRKFYPPGNLPTRPTTDFAKTGLFNILNNYFDFEEVSFLDLFSGTGNLSLEFASRGCKHIVSIEKDQGAVEFINKLKKEWKIDSIRVQKADVLKFIDYNKEQFDIIFAGPPYSLDTIDKLPEKLLSKDILKEKGWFILETSSKYSFEKDPHLLQVRNYGQTTFHFFSKETRIRSENIA is encoded by the coding sequence ATGAGAGTTATTGGTGGAACTTTAGGAGGAAGAAAATTTTATCCACCTGGTAATTTACCAACACGGCCTACCACGGATTTTGCTAAAACAGGTCTCTTTAATATTCTTAATAATTATTTTGATTTTGAAGAAGTAAGCTTTCTGGATCTTTTTAGTGGTACCGGAAATTTAAGCTTGGAATTTGCATCACGGGGCTGTAAGCATATCGTTTCAATTGAAAAAGACCAGGGTGCTGTAGAATTCATTAACAAATTAAAAAAGGAATGGAAAATAGATTCCATAAGAGTTCAAAAAGCTGATGTCCTCAAGTTTATTGATTACAATAAGGAGCAATTTGACATTATATTTGCCGGTCCCCCTTATTCCTTAGATACCATTGATAAATTACCTGAAAAATTATTATCAAAGGATATTTTAAAAGAAAAAGGATGGTTTATTCTTGAAACTTCTTCTAAATACTCTTTTGAAAAGGATCCACATCTTTTGCAAGTTCGCAATTACGGCCAAACAACTTTTCATTTCTTCTCAAAGGAAACTAGAATCAGATCAGAAAATATCGCTTAA
- a CDS encoding DUF3822 family protein — protein MNELIRSAKITAGISYASQDFNSLNPDDCIFCLLITPEQLMYHIADLKSKKIYIIQPFRFTSKVNTDIAVNLKSIAQEDSFLQQNFNQKRISVFNSQFTFIPSLFYNINDSELFTFNTSQNQTLEVRSDEFQRQDFTIMYGLSPAFMQLCTEYFPGAAINHSLTTLITELLTISKSDETGIVYTYVQQCSLQIIYIKNETLHFCNNFSYATPEDFVYHVLFTYKQLHLDPEKDKLILLGEIEKQSSLFHLIFKYIRFVEFGQRVTKWKYDRDYSFPDHYYFNLLCI, from the coding sequence ATGAATGAATTAATAAGATCAGCAAAGATAACAGCAGGTATATCTTATGCATCGCAGGATTTTAATTCTCTTAATCCTGATGATTGCATTTTTTGTTTGCTGATTACACCGGAGCAACTAATGTATCACATAGCCGATTTGAAATCTAAAAAAATATACATTATTCAACCGTTCCGGTTTACAAGTAAAGTGAATACAGATATTGCAGTGAACTTGAAATCTATAGCACAGGAAGATAGCTTTCTCCAGCAGAATTTCAACCAAAAAAGAATTTCGGTTTTTAATTCACAATTTACTTTTATACCCTCACTGTTTTATAATATTAATGATTCAGAATTATTTACTTTCAATACTTCACAAAATCAAACTTTGGAAGTAAGATCTGATGAATTTCAAAGACAGGATTTTACAATAATGTATGGTCTGTCACCGGCTTTTATGCAACTGTGTACAGAATATTTTCCGGGTGCAGCAATTAATCATTCACTTACAACACTTATCACTGAGCTTCTTACAATAAGTAAAAGTGATGAAACAGGAATAGTTTACACCTATGTACAACAGTGTAGTCTGCAGATTATTTATATAAAAAATGAAACCTTACATTTTTGCAATAATTTCTCTTATGCTACTCCTGAAGACTTTGTTTACCACGTACTATTTACATACAAGCAGCTTCACCTTGACCCGGAAAAAGATAAGCTGATTTTGTTAGGAGAAATAGAAAAACAATCTTCATTATTCCATTTGATATTCAAATACATTCGCTTTGTCGAGTTCGGACAGCGAGTTACCAAGTGGAAATATGATCGTGATTATTCTTTTCCTGATCATTATTATTTTAATTTATTATGCATCTAA
- a CDS encoding DUF255 domain-containing protein, with amino-acid sequence MKKFKIILFALALSVSPHIYAQISSNIKWMSISEAEQAAKQQPKKIIIDIYTDWCGWCKRLDATTYKNEDIVKYINDNFYAVKLNAESKDKITFQGKDYSYDPSKKINNVATNFLSQSPGYPTTTFLSENFEVLSIVPGYMPSDQLINVLKYFGENHYQKEDWNTYLSSVSKDSKQ; translated from the coding sequence ATGAAGAAGTTTAAAATTATTTTATTTGCATTAGCCTTATCAGTCTCTCCGCATATATACGCTCAAATAAGCAGCAATATAAAATGGATGTCTATTTCTGAAGCCGAGCAGGCAGCTAAACAACAGCCCAAAAAAATAATTATTGATATTTATACTGATTGGTGCGGATGGTGTAAGAGGCTTGATGCGACTACATATAAAAATGAAGATATAGTTAAGTACATTAATGATAATTTCTATGCTGTAAAATTAAATGCAGAATCTAAAGACAAAATTACTTTTCAGGGAAAAGACTACAGCTACGATCCCTCTAAAAAAATAAATAATGTTGCCACCAATTTCCTCAGCCAGTCCCCGGGGTACCCAACTACTACCTTCCTGAGCGAAAACTTTGAAGTACTTTCAATAGTCCCGGGTTATATGCCTTCAGATCAATTGATAAATGTGTTAAAGTACTTTGGTGAGAACCATTATCAAAAAGAAGACTGGAATACCTATTTAAGCAGTGTAAGTAAAGACAGCAAACAATAA
- a CDS encoding Hpt domain-containing protein, giving the protein MKLVNLQFLREFCHNDQNKMVNYIHMFLESAPEQLELIKKHTTSGNWNGVKAAAHSLKPQVVFMGMSSIEPILARIEDNIISENSFDQIPFLSNELDVQLGYAFSELIETLVTLS; this is encoded by the coding sequence ATGAAATTGGTCAACCTGCAATTTCTCAGGGAATTCTGTCATAATGATCAGAATAAAATGGTAAATTATATTCACATGTTTTTAGAATCGGCACCTGAGCAATTGGAGCTCATAAAAAAACATACAACTTCCGGAAATTGGAATGGTGTAAAAGCAGCTGCTCATTCTTTAAAACCTCAGGTAGTTTTTATGGGCATGTCGTCAATTGAACCTATACTTGCACGGATAGAAGACAACATAATATCTGAAAATTCATTTGACCAGATTCCTTTTCTTTCAAATGAACTTGATGTGCAGCTCGGGTATGCCTTTAGTGAATTAATTGAAACTTTAGTAACTTTATCGTGA
- a CDS encoding response regulator transcription factor translates to MKISCIAVDDVKLNREAMLDLISSAEFMEVVGSCTTALEASTLLKDLQPDVIFLDIEMPGMSGLELIKTLVHPPLIVLSTSHKEFAAEGFEMNVFDYLVKPVTHERFLKCVNKIYEYFKKKRPLSGDQIFIKSNNKFIKVKLNEILYVEAMRDFVVLYTDKVKLVTLMNLKEFTTQLPENQFLRIHRSYLIPINRVESIEGNVVKIQNHEIPIGESYRNKVLNQLLGKDD, encoded by the coding sequence ATGAAGATCAGCTGTATTGCGGTAGATGATGTGAAGTTGAACCGGGAAGCCATGCTTGATCTTATAAGTTCTGCTGAGTTTATGGAGGTAGTTGGAAGTTGCACGACTGCCTTGGAAGCATCTACTCTTCTAAAAGATTTACAACCCGATGTTATATTTCTTGATATAGAGATGCCGGGAATGTCAGGCCTTGAATTAATAAAAACGCTAGTCCATCCGCCCTTAATTGTACTTTCTACTTCACATAAAGAATTTGCTGCAGAAGGATTTGAAATGAATGTTTTTGATTATCTCGTGAAGCCGGTTACTCACGAGCGCTTTCTGAAATGTGTCAATAAGATATATGAATATTTTAAGAAAAAAAGACCCCTTTCAGGTGATCAAATATTTATTAAATCAAATAATAAGTTTATAAAGGTGAAGTTGAATGAAATTCTATATGTAGAAGCTATGAGGGATTTCGTGGTTTTATATACAGATAAAGTGAAATTGGTGACACTTATGAACCTGAAGGAATTTACCACACAGCTGCCTGAAAATCAATTTTTAAGAATTCACCGGTCCTATTTAATCCCGATAAATCGTGTTGAGTCAATAGAAGGTAATGTGGTGAAAATTCAAAACCATGAAATTCCTATCGGTGAAAGTTATCGGAATAAGGTATTAAATCAATTGTTGGGTAAGGATGATTAA
- a CDS encoding UbiX family flavin prenyltransferase has translation MKKLAVAITGASGSIYAKILLDKIVNLKEQLEDAGLVMSDNAKFVWKHELKNEDFINYKLPVYKKDDFTAPFASGSAGYDSLIICPCSMGTMARIASGVSDDLITRAADVMLKERKKLILVIRDTPYNLIHIQNMKVITEAGGVICPATPSFYSLPENFEQLAATVVDRALQLAGFDLQTFRWGEAIE, from the coding sequence ATGAAAAAATTGGCAGTGGCTATTACCGGTGCAAGCGGAAGTATTTATGCAAAGATACTGCTGGACAAAATAGTAAATCTGAAAGAGCAGCTTGAAGATGCAGGCTTAGTAATGAGTGATAATGCGAAGTTTGTTTGGAAGCATGAATTGAAGAATGAGGATTTTATAAATTATAAACTTCCTGTTTATAAAAAAGATGATTTTACGGCTCCCTTTGCAAGTGGTTCTGCTGGGTATGATTCGCTGATAATATGTCCCTGTTCTATGGGTACTATGGCGAGAATTGCGTCGGGCGTTTCAGATGATCTTATAACACGTGCTGCTGATGTGATGTTAAAAGAAAGAAAAAAGTTAATCCTGGTAATCCGGGACACCCCTTACAATTTAATTCATATTCAAAACATGAAAGTGATTACCGAGGCCGGTGGTGTCATTTGCCCTGCTACTCCTTCCTTTTATTCTCTTCCTGAAAACTTTGAACAGCTTGCTGCAACGGTTGTTGACCGTGCTTTGCAATTGGCAGGCTTTGATTTGCAAACTTTTCGATGGGGGGAAGCAATTGAATAA